One Primulina huaijiensis isolate GDHJ02 chromosome 8, ASM1229523v2, whole genome shotgun sequence genomic region harbors:
- the LOC140982072 gene encoding uncharacterized protein, giving the protein MGESRKKETERGIVRFGKRGKLSPRYIGPYEILEKIGDRAYRLAIPPSLSRIHDVVHVSMLRKYMPDAYHVLQLDEAELDETLSYFEKPLQILDRKEKQLRTKTIPLVKVQWSRHSIEEAT; this is encoded by the exons aTGGGTGAAagccgaaagaaagaaaccgAGAG aggcattgTCAGATTTGGAAAGCGaggaaagttgtctccacgGTATATcggtccatatgagattctGGAGAAGATAGGTGATCGTGCTTATCGACTCGCTATTCCTCCGTCTCTATCTAGAATACATGATGTCGTTCATGTGTCTATGCTACGGAAATATATGCCTGATGCTTATCATGTTCTTCAGCTTGATGAGGCCGAACTCGATGAAACTTTGAGTTATTTTGAGAAACCATTGCAGATTCTCGAccgtaaagaaaaacagctcagaacaaagactattccgcttgtaAAAGTGCAGTGGAGTCGTCAtagcattgaagaagctacttga